A part of Andrena cerasifolii isolate SP2316 chromosome 10, iyAndCera1_principal, whole genome shotgun sequence genomic DNA contains:
- the LOC143373811 gene encoding uncharacterized protein LOC143373811 gives MMPLAPTPIVPVPSKPKIGFSIDSIVGGGGQGREDRLDRLERVDIERDDGSPMDVEGSSSPRSRRVIARSPGAHSEGSDRPVSRSSSVESYPNSRRTPSHPGSLHHHHGNHHAGHHHHHHLSAATHLDFSRTNVHSHSGGSTPNNSPSPPHRISHGDSPVGAHPQPPPGVVRPSPNYLAPPPGAATAAAVAAEQLKSLYGLPGHGPTGPQTGQNEYHTQQLALAANLAAAQHFQAANLAVALQAHHGGSPHGPPHGPYPHGGAPGPHPPPHPHQPPRDSYPLYPWLLSRHGRIFPHRFPGGPDIPGFLLQPFRKPKRIRTAFSPSQLLKLEHAFEKNHYVVGAERKQLAQALSLTETQVKVWFQNRRTKHKRMQQEEEAKAQQQSGGGGGGGGGGGGGGGGNGNNNANNKNTHHVSKWQQETGDYHHDEEEEEEHIDPEAEECSSGSEA, from the exons ATGATGCCGCTCGCGCCGACGCCAATTGTTCCGGTGCCCTCGAAGCCGAAGATCGGCTTCAGCATCGACTCGATCGTCGGTGGCGGTGGCCAGGGTCGCGAGGATCGTCTGGATCGTTTGGAGCGCGTCGATATCGAGAGGGACGATGGGAGTCCCATGGACGTGGAGGGATCCTCGTCGCCTCGGAGTCGACGGGTGATCGCCAGGTCGCCCGGCGCTCATTCGGAAGGCTCCGACCGGCCGGTGTCTAGAAGCTCCTCCGTCGAGTCTTACCCGAACTCGCGGAGAACGCCGTCCCACCCTGGCAGCCTCCATCACCACCACGGCAACCACCACGCtggtcatcatcatcatcaccatctGTCCGCGGCCACGCACCTGGACTTCAGCAGGACGAACGTGCACAGCCACAGCGGAGGCTCCACTCCCAACAACAGCCCCAGTCCGCCTCACAGGATATCGCACGGAGACTCTCCCGTCGGCGCTCACCCCCAGCCGCCTCCCGGCGTCGTCAGGCCTAGTCCCAACTACCTTGCACCACCTCCGGGCGCAGCCACAGCCGCTGCAGTAGCCGCCGAACAGCTCAAGTCCCTTTACGGCCTGCCCGGGCACGGCCCGACTGGTCCCCAGACTGGGCAGAACGAGTACCACACGCAGCAACTAGCCCTGGCCGCGAACCTGGCCGCCGCACAGCACTTCCAGGCTGCGAACCTCGCAGTGGCTCTTCAGGCGCACCACGGCGGGTCGCCGCATGGGCCGCCCCATGGACCGTACCCTCACGGCGGTGCACCAGGTCCCCATCCGCCGCCTCATCCTCATCAGCCGCCCAGGGACAGCTACCCTCTCTACCCTTGGCTGCTCTCCAGGCACGGACGGATCTTCCCTCACCGGTTTCCCGGAG GCCCAGACATACCCGGGTTCCTGCTGCAACCGTTCAGGAAGCCGAAGAGAATAAGGACAGCCTTCAGCCCCAGCCAACTGCTGAAACTCGAGCACGCGTTCGAGAAAAATCACTACGTGGTGGGCGCTGAGAGGAAGCAGCTCGCGCAGGCGCTGTCGTTGACGGAAACGCAG GTGAAGGTATGGTTCCAAAACCGTCGAACGAAGCACAAACGGATGCAGCAGGAGGAAGAAGCTAAAGCACAGCAGCAATCCGGCGGaggtggtggcggcggtggcggtggGGGCGGGGGTGGTGGCGGGAACGGTAACAACAACGCGAACAACAAGAACACCCATCACGTGAGCAAGTGGCAGCAGGAGACCGGTGACTATCAccacgacgaagaagaagaggaggagcacATCGATCCGGAGGCTGAAGAGTGTTCGAGCGGGTCTGAGGCGTAG